The following coding sequences lie in one Polynucleobacter sp. HIN7 genomic window:
- the eno gene encoding phosphopyruvate hydratase: protein MSAIVDIIGREILDSRGNPTVECDVLLESGVMARAAVPSGASTGSREAIELRDGDASRYLGKGVLKAVENINTKIAETVLGLDASEQAFLDRTLNDLDGTHNKAGLGANATLAVSMAVARAAAEEAGLPLYRYFGGSGAMQLPVPMMNIVNGGAHANNSLDIQEFMIMPVGVDSFREALRCGAEVFHALKKILHDKNMPTSVGDEGGFAPNFKSNQECLETILSAIEKAGYHAGDDVLLALDCAASEFYKDGKYHLSGEGLQLSSTEFADYLGNLANQFPIVSIEDGMHESDWDGWATLTQKLGQTIQLVGDDLFVTNTRILKEGIDKGIANSILIKINQIGTLTETFAAIEMAKRANYTAVISHRSGETEDSTIADIAVGTNAGQIKTGSLSRSDRIAKYNQLLRIEEDLGDVASYPGKAAFYNLHNLK, encoded by the coding sequence ATGAGCGCAATTGTTGACATTATTGGTCGTGAGATCCTGGACTCGCGTGGTAATCCCACCGTCGAGTGCGACGTTCTGTTGGAATCGGGTGTCATGGCACGTGCTGCGGTTCCATCTGGAGCCTCGACTGGCTCGCGCGAAGCAATCGAGTTGCGTGATGGTGATGCAAGTCGTTATCTGGGCAAAGGTGTACTAAAAGCCGTTGAGAACATCAATACCAAAATTGCTGAAACGGTATTGGGTCTAGATGCGAGTGAACAAGCGTTTCTGGATCGCACCTTGAATGATCTTGACGGTACCCACAATAAAGCCGGTCTTGGTGCAAACGCTACCTTAGCCGTATCGATGGCCGTAGCACGCGCCGCTGCAGAAGAGGCCGGCTTGCCACTCTATCGCTATTTTGGTGGCTCGGGCGCCATGCAATTGCCAGTACCGATGATGAACATCGTCAATGGCGGTGCCCACGCTAACAATAGTTTGGATATTCAAGAGTTCATGATCATGCCAGTGGGTGTGGATAGCTTTCGGGAGGCGCTGCGCTGTGGTGCCGAGGTCTTCCACGCACTCAAAAAAATATTGCACGATAAAAATATGCCAACCTCGGTAGGCGATGAAGGCGGCTTTGCGCCCAACTTCAAGAGCAATCAAGAGTGCCTAGAAACCATTCTGAGTGCGATTGAGAAAGCGGGCTATCACGCCGGTGATGATGTGTTGCTGGCCTTAGATTGTGCGGCGAGTGAGTTCTATAAAGATGGCAAGTACCATTTATCAGGCGAGGGTTTGCAACTGAGTTCTACCGAGTTTGCTGATTATCTCGGCAACCTAGCTAATCAGTTCCCGATCGTATCAATTGAAGACGGGATGCATGAGAGTGATTGGGACGGCTGGGCAACCTTAACTCAAAAGCTTGGTCAAACCATTCAGTTGGTTGGGGACGATCTATTTGTCACCAACACTCGCATTCTCAAAGAGGGGATCGATAAAGGCATTGCGAACTCGATTCTGATCAAGATCAACCAAATTGGCACACTCACTGAGACCTTTGCAGCGATCGAGATGGCTAAACGCGCTAATTACACCGCGGTGATCTCTCATCGCTCTGGTGAGACCGAAGACAGCACGATTGCGGATATTGCAGTGGGTACCAATGCTGGTCAAATTAAAACCGGTTCCCTGTCTCGCTCCGATCGGATCGCGAAGTACAACCAGCTCCTGCGCATTGAAGAGGATCTGGGTGATGTGGCGAGCTATCCCGGTAAGGCTGCATTCTACAACCTGCACAATTTAAAGTAA
- the ftsB gene encoding cell division protein FtsB produces the protein MRLIIYSMLGLLIVIQYPLWFGQGGWLKAYELERQLDAQIQKNKALEIRNNKLAGDVKDLKEGTRAIEERARSEHGMLKEGEYFVQIVPKEGAPQSPNTTQVPVPKQ, from the coding sequence ATGCGCCTGATTATCTACTCGATGTTGGGGTTGCTGATCGTGATTCAGTATCCGCTCTGGTTTGGTCAGGGCGGATGGCTCAAGGCCTATGAGTTAGAGCGTCAGCTTGATGCGCAGATCCAGAAAAATAAAGCCTTAGAAATTCGGAACAATAAACTGGCTGGCGATGTAAAGGATTTAAAAGAGGGCACACGTGCAATTGAAGAACGGGCCCGATCAGAGCATGGGATGCTCAAAGAGGGCGAATATTTTGTGCAGATCGTGCCAAAAGAAGGCGCGCCTCAGAGCCCAAATACTACTCAGGTACCCGTACCCAAACAATAA
- the hslO gene encoding Hsp33 family molecular chaperone HslO: MNQLLVFVCDGAPVRGEFVSIGSAWQNILALRNDPPAVQKVMGEFIAAATLLTASIKLDGTLIIQAQSKGPIQLLVVECTSQLEIRASVTLNPDFGQIPDNATLAELLDAEGSGRLAITLDPIDRKPSQTPYQGIVALKRPSSTHPGLDEPIETVAEAIMQYMQRSEQIDTRIWLASSSKSLGGFLLQRMPDAGGASQYDPKMMSEGWERIQMLGSTITNEELLEVAPETLLRRLFLEESERFGVRSFPIRLVRFACRCSRERVADVIRMLGQEEVDSILAELGAVETRCDFCGMQYRFDTVDCKQAFASTTLSDAVRPPSKGH; the protein is encoded by the coding sequence ATGAATCAGCTTTTGGTCTTTGTGTGTGACGGCGCCCCCGTGCGGGGTGAGTTTGTCTCGATTGGTAGTGCATGGCAGAACATCTTGGCCCTGCGCAATGACCCACCGGCGGTACAAAAGGTGATGGGCGAGTTTATTGCAGCAGCCACGCTCTTAACGGCTAGCATCAAGCTCGATGGCACTTTAATTATTCAAGCCCAGAGTAAGGGGCCAATTCAGCTCTTGGTAGTTGAATGCACATCCCAACTTGAGATTCGGGCGAGTGTCACCCTCAATCCCGATTTTGGTCAAATTCCTGACAATGCCACTCTCGCTGAATTACTTGATGCAGAGGGCTCAGGGCGCTTAGCCATCACCCTCGATCCGATTGATCGCAAGCCATCCCAAACACCCTATCAAGGAATCGTGGCATTAAAACGACCATCCTCCACCCACCCCGGTTTGGACGAGCCGATTGAAACGGTCGCAGAGGCCATCATGCAATATATGCAACGCTCCGAACAAATTGATACCCGTATCTGGCTCGCCTCAAGTTCAAAATCCTTGGGCGGTTTTTTATTGCAACGCATGCCCGATGCCGGTGGCGCCTCTCAATATGACCCCAAGATGATGTCCGAGGGTTGGGAGCGCATTCAGATGCTAGGAAGCACCATTACCAATGAAGAGCTCTTAGAAGTTGCGCCTGAGACCTTATTGCGTCGCTTATTTCTCGAAGAATCTGAGCGCTTTGGTGTGCGTAGCTTTCCAATACGCCTCGTTCGGTTTGCCTGCCGTTGCTCGCGTGAGCGAGTCGCAGATGTCATTCGAATGTTAGGTCAAGAAGAGGTCGATAGCATATTGGCCGAACTCGGTGCCGTAGAGACTCGCTGCGACTTTTGTGGAATGCAATATCGTTTTGATACCGTTGATTGCAAACAAGCCTTCGCTAGCACGACGCTCAGCGATGCTGTGCGACCACCTTCCAAAGGACACTAA
- the gltX gene encoding glutamate--tRNA ligase → MPMRIRTRFAPSPTGFIHLGNLRSALYPWAFARSKGGDFILRIEDTDQERSSLEAVEVILEGMHWLGLDPDEGPIYQMQRMDRYREVLKQMLADGSAYYCYMSEDELNRLRDQQMANKEKPRYNGFWRPEPGKTLPEPPKDALPVIRFKNPIGGSVIWKDAVKGMIEISNDELDDLIIARPDGTPTYNFCVVVDDLDMQITHVIRGDDHVNNTPRQINIMKALGGTPPVYAHLPTVLDESGEKMSKRNGALSVRDYQKMGYLPEAVLNYLARLGWSHGDAEVFTQEQFVKWFDLEHLGRSPAQHNPEKLLWLNHHYIQQGDAKRLAQLCMPFIHQQGIDLSQGPDFESVVNLLKDRANTLLEIVEGAKLFYQGRPNLSNEQISQNIPNAVIPAIADFRERLIASNPKTKEEVATQLKATLTQFQLKMPALAMPIRYALFATTQTPALDAVIAVMGKDEVVERLSKIG, encoded by the coding sequence CTGCCCATGCGTATTCGAACTCGTTTTGCCCCAAGCCCAACCGGCTTTATTCATTTAGGTAATCTGCGTAGTGCGTTATACCCCTGGGCCTTTGCGAGAAGCAAGGGCGGGGACTTCATCTTGCGGATTGAAGATACCGATCAAGAACGCTCCTCCCTCGAGGCCGTTGAGGTGATCTTAGAGGGAATGCATTGGCTGGGCTTAGATCCCGATGAGGGTCCCATCTATCAAATGCAACGCATGGACCGCTATCGTGAAGTTCTCAAGCAAATGCTCGCCGATGGCTCGGCATACTATTGTTATATGAGCGAAGATGAGCTCAATCGTTTGCGTGACCAGCAAATGGCTAATAAAGAGAAGCCTCGCTACAACGGCTTTTGGCGTCCCGAACCTGGCAAGACATTGCCAGAACCTCCCAAAGATGCTTTACCCGTAATTCGTTTTAAAAACCCAATTGGCGGCTCAGTCATTTGGAAAGATGCCGTTAAGGGGATGATTGAAATTAGTAACGATGAGTTAGATGATCTCATCATCGCCCGTCCCGATGGCACTCCCACCTATAACTTCTGTGTGGTAGTGGATGATCTCGACATGCAAATTACCCATGTGATTCGGGGCGATGATCATGTGAACAATACCCCACGGCAAATCAATATTATGAAAGCGCTTGGTGGTACGCCGCCGGTCTACGCGCACCTACCAACGGTCTTGGATGAGAGTGGCGAGAAGATGAGTAAGCGCAATGGTGCTCTGAGTGTGCGCGACTATCAAAAAATGGGCTATCTACCTGAAGCGGTCCTAAACTATCTCGCGCGCTTAGGCTGGTCGCACGGCGATGCTGAAGTCTTTACGCAAGAACAGTTTGTGAAATGGTTTGATTTGGAGCACTTGGGTCGCTCACCCGCACAACATAATCCCGAGAAACTACTCTGGCTTAATCACCACTATATTCAGCAGGGCGATGCAAAACGACTTGCGCAGTTGTGCATGCCGTTTATTCATCAGCAGGGGATTGATCTCTCGCAAGGCCCTGATTTTGAGTCCGTGGTTAACTTACTTAAAGATCGTGCGAACACCTTGTTAGAGATCGTCGAAGGTGCCAAGCTTTTCTATCAGGGCCGACCCAATCTCAGTAATGAGCAAATTTCACAAAATATTCCAAATGCTGTGATCCCAGCCATTGCTGATTTTAGAGAGCGACTAATAGCATCAAATCCCAAAACTAAGGAAGAGGTCGCCACTCAACTGAAAGCGACGCTCACTCAGTTTCAACTCAAGATGCCCGCCTTGGCAATGCCAATCCGGTATGCGCTATTTGCCACCACCCAAACGCCAGCGCTTGATGCGGTGATTGCGGTGATGGGTAAGGACGAAGTTGTCGAGCGTCTCTCAAAAATAGGCTAA
- a CDS encoding TauD/TfdA family dioxygenase — protein MRTSQAVNAVGSIPKSIDGPCAWRGADLAQKSDWIVHWTPDQVAELERAAEHFASTGLALENITPASFPLHNLEPFIQGQLQELLHGRGFVMLRGLPIANWSIEKAATIYMGIGRHMGSLRSSNGKGHLLGHVRDQGAKVEAGARFYQTNKKLDYHTDSADIVGLLCLQKAKQGGESFIASSMAVYNELVRRRPDLIPAMFTPYPTDRRGEVPEGRDPWFEIPIFNWYHGELSCVYLRHYIEEAQRRFPNAPRLTKEQVEVMDLIDAILQEPGFALQMAFEPGDIQLLHNHQILHSRNDFENWPEPERHRHLLRLWIAPPSGRPLPDYFASRWGNTTPGDRGGIIVPGTKLSVELSI, from the coding sequence ATGAGAACAAGTCAAGCAGTTAATGCCGTGGGTAGTATCCCCAAATCGATTGATGGACCGTGCGCATGGCGAGGCGCCGACCTTGCTCAAAAATCGGATTGGATCGTGCACTGGACTCCGGATCAAGTCGCCGAACTCGAGCGCGCAGCTGAGCACTTTGCTAGCACCGGACTTGCTCTTGAGAACATCACACCAGCGAGTTTTCCTCTTCACAATCTAGAGCCATTTATTCAGGGGCAGCTACAAGAGCTCTTACACGGTCGCGGCTTTGTGATGCTGCGAGGCTTGCCAATCGCAAACTGGTCGATTGAGAAAGCAGCCACCATTTATATGGGAATCGGTCGCCACATGGGAAGTTTGCGTAGCTCCAATGGCAAAGGACATCTCTTGGGTCATGTGCGCGATCAAGGCGCCAAAGTGGAGGCGGGCGCGCGTTTTTACCAAACCAACAAGAAGCTGGACTACCACACTGACTCCGCGGACATTGTGGGCCTCTTGTGTCTACAAAAGGCAAAGCAGGGTGGTGAGTCCTTCATCGCCAGCTCAATGGCTGTTTACAACGAACTTGTGAGGCGCCGCCCCGATCTCATTCCTGCGATGTTTACACCGTATCCCACCGATCGCCGTGGCGAAGTTCCCGAAGGACGTGACCCCTGGTTTGAGATCCCCATCTTTAACTGGTATCACGGTGAACTATCGTGCGTTTATCTACGCCATTACATTGAAGAGGCGCAACGACGCTTTCCCAATGCGCCACGCCTCACCAAAGAACAGGTGGAGGTCATGGACTTGATCGATGCAATCTTGCAAGAGCCCGGATTTGCTCTGCAGATGGCATTTGAACCTGGCGATATTCAGCTTTTGCATAATCATCAAATTCTGCATTCCAGAAATGATTTTGAGAACTGGCCTGAACCTGAGCGTCATCGTCATTTGCTAAGACTTTGGATTGCCCCGCCATCTGGACGACCTTTGCCCGATTACTTTGCATCTCGTTGGGGCAATACGACCCCTGGGGATCGGGGCGGCATTATTGTGCCGGGCACCAAACTCTCAGTGGAATTGAGTATTTAG
- a CDS encoding Bug family tripartite tricarboxylate transporter substrate binding protein, whose amino-acid sequence MLKSSKRLIGKSILAGLVASALGISPAIAQNYPNKPITLIAPYAAGGDSDFSGRNLAAVASKLIGQPIVVQNVVGASGTIGSQKVSAAPPDGYTLLVSRGGSQAIVPALDSKAPYKWNDFTMISLLDFNPVVCVVKNDAPYKTMKDLIDAIRANPGKLNYATAGPGTTQHLAVEVMLSQLGLPSTAAMMIPYKGGGEATTALLGGQVQFICNNLTTMVGQIKGGAMRALVTSTPNRLKDFPDVPTAKEMGIGNLEQVMGWSGLYGPPGLPAEVVNKWQAVLKEVAKDPAWLRGNDTVGAIPAIRSPQDTEKFAREQFELYSKLGTQLNLKK is encoded by the coding sequence ATGTTGAAGTCTAGTAAACGCCTAATTGGCAAATCGATTCTTGCGGGATTAGTTGCAAGTGCGCTTGGTATCAGCCCAGCAATCGCGCAAAACTATCCCAATAAACCCATTACCTTAATTGCCCCATACGCAGCTGGGGGTGATAGTGATTTCTCAGGCCGCAATTTAGCCGCTGTTGCAAGCAAATTGATTGGGCAGCCCATCGTGGTACAGAACGTGGTTGGTGCCTCTGGCACAATCGGCTCACAAAAGGTGAGCGCTGCGCCGCCAGACGGCTATACCTTATTAGTATCACGCGGTGGTTCGCAAGCCATTGTGCCAGCGCTCGATAGTAAGGCGCCTTATAAGTGGAATGATTTCACAATGATTTCCTTGTTGGATTTCAATCCAGTGGTGTGTGTGGTCAAAAATGACGCACCCTATAAGACCATGAAGGATCTTATTGATGCAATCCGCGCTAATCCCGGTAAGCTCAATTACGCAACTGCTGGCCCTGGAACAACACAACATTTAGCAGTGGAAGTCATGCTCAGTCAGCTTGGATTGCCATCTACTGCTGCCATGATGATCCCGTATAAAGGAGGCGGCGAGGCAACTACCGCATTATTAGGTGGTCAAGTGCAATTCATCTGCAACAATCTCACCACCATGGTTGGTCAAATTAAGGGCGGTGCCATGCGCGCACTGGTTACATCAACCCCTAATCGCCTAAAGGACTTCCCAGATGTGCCAACTGCCAAAGAAATGGGTATCGGCAACCTAGAGCAAGTCATGGGATGGAGTGGTTTGTATGGGCCCCCAGGATTACCTGCTGAGGTTGTGAACAAATGGCAAGCTGTTTTGAAGGAAGTCGCTAAAGACCCAGCTTGGTTACGTGGAAACGATACCGTTGGTGCAATCCCAGCGATTCGGTCACCCCAAGATACCGAGAAATTTGCCCGAGAGCAATTTGAGCTCTATAGCAAACTTGGAACACAACTTAACCTTAAGAAATAA
- a CDS encoding M48 family metallopeptidase, producing the protein MHLMYRPRFIQAVVGILVASCLLVACANTSRPGVVGVQRSQFMMISAAQIDRMSAISFEQQAKAAQKKKILITSGPEYERLKTIANRLIPQTAVFRDDTRNWNWGLQLIDSPIVNATCAPGGRITFYTGIINKLNLNDDEIAAIMGHEIAHAVREHGREQVSQALAQNIISNVALAAAGAGSAQSIDAANQIMQYVMVLPNSRQNEREADAIGLELAARGGYDPRAAITLWQKMSKESQGKNPPEFLSTHPSNENRIKELSALIPKVMPLYEAAKRENVTK; encoded by the coding sequence ATGCACCTGATGTATCGCCCGCGTTTTATTCAAGCAGTTGTTGGTATTTTGGTAGCAAGCTGCCTCTTGGTGGCGTGCGCCAATACTAGCCGTCCTGGGGTTGTAGGCGTGCAACGCTCGCAGTTCATGATGATCTCCGCAGCGCAAATTGATCGGATGTCGGCGATTAGTTTTGAGCAACAGGCGAAGGCGGCGCAGAAGAAAAAAATCCTCATTACCAGTGGCCCTGAATATGAGCGCCTCAAGACCATCGCCAATCGACTGATTCCACAGACCGCGGTATTTCGGGACGATACCCGCAATTGGAACTGGGGTCTACAGTTGATTGATTCCCCTATTGTGAATGCCACCTGCGCACCTGGTGGTCGGATTACTTTTTATACCGGGATCATTAATAAACTTAACCTCAATGATGATGAAATTGCAGCCATCATGGGTCATGAGATTGCTCATGCCGTACGAGAACATGGACGGGAGCAAGTTTCCCAGGCATTGGCCCAAAACATTATTAGTAATGTTGCGCTTGCTGCTGCTGGGGCGGGCTCGGCACAATCGATTGATGCAGCCAATCAAATCATGCAATACGTGATGGTACTTCCTAACTCTCGCCAGAATGAGCGCGAAGCTGATGCGATTGGCTTAGAGCTTGCGGCGCGTGGTGGCTATGATCCTCGCGCTGCGATAACGCTGTGGCAAAAGATGAGTAAAGAAAGTCAGGGCAAGAACCCACCTGAGTTTTTATCGACCCACCCCTCCAATGAGAATCGTATTAAAGAGCTTTCTGCATTGATACCGAAGGTCATGCCCTTATACGAGGCGGCAAAGCGAGAGAATGTGACCAAATAA
- a CDS encoding thiamine pyrophosphate-binding protein — MAERLGAHSLVDAFKAQDVNSIFTLSGNHIMPIFDAVIDHPIKLIHTRHEAATVHMADAYARLSGKVGIAMVTGGPGHANAVSALYTAAMAEAPVVLLSGHAPLNQLGKGAFQEMSQADIAAPLCKASWTCAGPQYLAADFELACAIALSGRPGPVHLSLPSDALENPLTAASASPSPGAPKLASNPPLSLENAQLIVKQLRAAQKPVVLVGPRGCYQYTEELHQLSEALGVPVIATESPRGVGDPSLGAFAEVLAQSDCVLLLEKRLDFTLKFGNSPTFKADARFMQIDSEAAELQRSQNALGSRLELAVQADLLPSIETLLQTANSDQAKSQDISWLPWVKEAIAYRPNTWSTATSKTPKHAHPGRAMLALQAILDSHPDSVLVADGGEIGQWAQACLHAPNRVINGVAGSIGAALPFATAAAYTKPGVPVVAVMGDGTFGFHSSELDTAVRYQLPFIGVVGNDACWNAEYQIQIREYGQERAKGCELLPSRYDQVAEAFGGAGELVTDAVDVLPAAQRLQAKGLPAILNILIEGLPAPNLKRS; from the coding sequence ATGGCAGAACGGCTTGGTGCGCATTCATTGGTGGATGCCTTTAAGGCACAGGATGTGAATTCAATATTTACCCTTTCTGGTAATCACATCATGCCAATTTTTGATGCGGTGATTGATCACCCGATTAAATTAATTCATACGCGTCATGAAGCGGCAACCGTTCATATGGCCGATGCATATGCTCGCTTGAGTGGCAAAGTGGGCATTGCAATGGTCACAGGTGGGCCAGGTCATGCCAATGCGGTATCTGCCTTATACACAGCCGCGATGGCCGAAGCTCCTGTGGTGCTTTTATCTGGGCATGCTCCTCTAAATCAATTAGGCAAAGGCGCCTTCCAAGAAATGTCCCAAGCTGATATTGCCGCGCCTTTATGCAAAGCATCGTGGACCTGTGCGGGCCCCCAATATTTAGCAGCCGATTTTGAGCTAGCCTGTGCAATTGCTCTATCGGGTCGACCAGGCCCCGTTCATTTAAGCCTGCCATCCGATGCGCTTGAGAATCCCTTAACCGCTGCCTCCGCATCGCCGAGTCCCGGCGCACCCAAACTTGCATCAAACCCTCCCTTAAGTTTGGAGAATGCACAGTTGATCGTAAAGCAGTTACGTGCTGCGCAAAAGCCGGTGGTTTTGGTTGGTCCGCGTGGTTGCTACCAATACACTGAGGAACTTCACCAATTAAGCGAAGCGCTTGGCGTGCCAGTGATTGCCACAGAAAGTCCTCGTGGCGTAGGCGATCCCAGTTTAGGTGCCTTTGCTGAGGTGCTTGCACAAAGTGATTGTGTCTTATTGCTTGAGAAACGACTGGACTTCACACTCAAGTTTGGTAACTCACCAACTTTCAAAGCCGATGCGCGCTTTATGCAAATTGACTCAGAAGCGGCTGAACTGCAGCGCTCTCAAAATGCACTCGGCTCGCGGTTGGAGTTGGCGGTGCAAGCTGATTTACTTCCATCTATTGAGACCTTATTGCAAACTGCTAACAGTGATCAAGCTAAATCTCAAGATATTAGTTGGCTGCCATGGGTCAAGGAGGCAATCGCTTATCGCCCCAATACTTGGTCAACCGCTACATCTAAGACACCCAAGCATGCGCACCCAGGCAGAGCAATGCTTGCCTTACAAGCCATCCTCGACTCCCATCCAGATTCAGTACTAGTAGCAGATGGTGGTGAAATTGGCCAATGGGCACAGGCTTGCCTGCATGCACCCAACCGAGTGATTAATGGTGTTGCTGGTTCGATTGGTGCAGCACTGCCTTTTGCGACTGCAGCTGCGTACACCAAGCCAGGCGTGCCAGTTGTTGCTGTGATGGGAGATGGCACCTTTGGCTTTCATTCGTCCGAGCTCGATACTGCCGTTCGCTATCAACTGCCATTCATTGGGGTCGTGGGCAATGATGCCTGCTGGAATGCCGAGTATCAGATTCAGATTCGGGAATATGGTCAAGAACGGGCGAAGGGATGTGAGCTTTTACCTTCCCGCTATGATCAGGTTGCAGAGGCGTTTGGTGGTGCTGGAGAGTTAGTAACTGATGCGGTTGATGTCTTACCTGCTGCGCAGCGCTTACAGGCCAAAGGCTTACCAGCGATCTTGAACATCTTGATCGAGGGCTTACCTGCCCCCAATCTCAAGCGCAGTTAG